GAAGGAGAGTTTATTGGAGATTTACTCTTTGATCGTCGACGAAAAATACAGAAAAATCAGTTTTTGAGCCCGGTAATAGAAGCTATAGTGAAAAACAAAGAATGTTTCCTCGAAAAATGCTATGTATCCACTGCGGCCATTACCAATCCAATACCGGTTGAACTGAGTACCAAGGTGATCAGGATAAATGGCATACCACATACGGCAGTTGTTATCTATGCAGAGTTTGCAACCAGTAGCTTTGATCAAGACATTCAGCGCATGTTTTCCGAGATATTTGCAGACAGCCCAGAGGTGCTGACCAACTTATCAAAATACATAATTGGTCCTGACAGTTATACCTGCGGTCACTGCAAACAGGTGGCGGAATACGCTGCCCTGATTGGTGTGGAGGTGGGTTTAAGCAACCAAGAACTTGAATATTTATATTATGCTTGTATGCTGCATGACATAGGTAAACTTGCCGTAGCGCCCGAAGTATTACATAAAAAAACTTGTGAATTAACACCCGATGAATTGCAAGCGATACAAATTCACCCCGATGCCGGCGCTGATATTTTAGAAGAGTTTTCATTTTTTAAAGACATGGCTCCCTATGTAAGGCATCATCATGAGCGCTATGACGGCACCGGTTATCCCGCTAAACTGAAGGGAAAGGAAATACCGTTTTTATCAAGGATTATGACCATAGCCGATGCCTTTGACGTAATGACATCACCCCACCGTAAGTCCTATAGTTTAGAGCGGGCAAAAGAAGAGCTGGTCTGCAATGCGGGGGGGCAATTTGATCCTTACCTGGTAAGCATAGCTGTTAAACTAATTGACAACGGAAAACTAAAACCGGCCAGCTACTGTGAAACTGAAAATTAAACCACGACAACCCCTGCCATTGCGCGGGGGTTTAATTTTCTTTATATCAGATGTATACTGTCTAGCAGAAAGCTCTATAAGGAGGAAAAAATGGACAACCACATATTGATTGAGCAGGTGGCCTCGGCAACCCATATTCCTTATAAACAAGTTTTACGGACGGTAGAACTGTTGGATGAAGGAAATACAGTGCCATTTATATCCCGATACCGCAAAGAAGTAACCGGTGAGTTATCAGAGGTTCAAGTGAGGGATATAGAGGATAAATTAAAATATTTTCGCAATCTGGCCCAACGCAAACAAGAGGTACTTCGGTTAATTGATGAACAGGGAAAACTAACAACCGAGCTTAGAAAACAAATAGAAAGTGCAACAAAAATAATTCAGGTTGAGGATTTATATCGTCCCTACCGGCAAAAAAGGCGCACCAGGGCATCGGTGGCCAAAGAAAAGGGCTTAGAGCCTTTGGTAAATTATTTATTAAACTTTCCCCCAGAAAAAGATGTGATAAGTGAGGCAAGTCGTTATATAAACAAAGAAAAGGGTGTCAATTCCGCTGAAGACGCCCTGCAGGGTGCCCAGGACATTATTGCTGAAATGGTATCTGATGATGCCGAGGTGCGCGGCTGGGTAAGGCAATTGGTGTCTGAAAACGGTATATTATTAACGGCTGCAAAAGACAATGAAGTTCAATCGGTTTACCAAATGTATTATGAATTTAGTCAACCGGTAAATAAGCTCCCTCCCCACCGTATTTTAGCCATTAACAGAGGTGAGCGTGAGGGTTTCTTAAAGGTAAAAATAGAAGTGGACGAAAAACAAATTATCCAATACATAAACAAAAAATGGTTAAAAACAGGCTCCGGCCCGGTTAGATACGTGCAAGAGGCAGTGCAAGACAGTTTGCACAGGTTGATTTTACCGGCGGTGGAAAGGGAAGTGCGCAATGAGCTTACTGAACGGGCAGAAGAACAGGCCATAAAGGTCTTTAGTAAAAACCTGCAACATTTATTATTACAAGCTCCGGTGAGGGACAAAATGGTTTTAGGGGTAGACCCTGCCTACCGCACCGGTTGCAAGTGGGCAGTGGTGGATGACACAGGTAAATTGCTGGAGGTGGGGGTGGTGTATCCCACTCCGCCGCAAAACAAGGTGGAGCAGGCAAGGAAAGTATTTACCTGGTTGGCTGATAAGTACAACATTGAAGTAATTGCAATCGGCAACGGAACGGCCTCTAGGGAGACTGAACAATTTGTGGCAGACTTTATAAAAAATTACACCCGAAGACAATTGCATTACCTTATCGTCAGTGAGGCAGGGGCCAGCGTTTATTCTGCCTCGGAACTTGCAGGTAAGGAGTTTGCCCATTTAGATGTTGCGGAACGCAGCGCCGTTTCCATTGCCCGCCGTTTTCAAGATCCCATGGCAGAGTTGGTAAAGATCGATCCCAAGTCCCTTGGGGTAGGCCAGTATCAACATGATGTCAATGCTAAAAAATTAGAAGAAAGCTTGTCTAGGGTGGTTGAATCCGCTGTCAACCATGTGGGTGTAGATTTAAACACCGCTTCACCTGCCCTGCTTTCTTATGTGGCGGGGGTTAACAGTACAGTGGCAAAGAACCTTGTCAATTATCGCACAGAAATAGGTCGTTATAAAAATCGAAGTCAGTTGAAGAAAGTACCCCGGCTGGGACCCAAAACCTACCAGCAGTGTGTTGGATTTTTACGGGTTTTTAACGGAGATAACCCATTAGACAAAACCCCCATTCACCCGGAGTCCTACGACCTTGTAAAAAAATTACTTAAGGAAATAAATTGTGGCTTAGAAGATGTGGGCAGTGATGAATTGAGGGCTAAATTAGCTCAGCTGGATGTTGAAAAGATTGCAGATAAAATAAAAGCCGGAGTGCCCACCTTAAAAGATATTATTGATGCCTTAATGCGGCCGGGCCGAGACCCCAGGGAAGAATTGCCGAGGCCGATACTGCGCACTGACGTACTCACCTTAAATGACTTAAAGCAAGGCATGGAACTGAAGGGAACGGTGCGCAATGTAGTGGATTTTGGTGCCTTTGTGGATATTGGGGTAGGGGTAGATGGACTGGTGCATATTTCGCAATTAACGGACAAATATATCAAACACCCATTAGAAGTTGTTTCCTTGGGGGATGTGGTGGAGGTTAAGGTATTGGAGGTGGATACTGCCAGGGAAAGGGTGAGTTTAACTATGAAGGTATAATTAATTAAATATATAAAAATCAGATATTCAAATTATAGAGGGTTGTGATATAATACACATATTATAGACAAGTAATTAAACAGGAGGGATTATTAGTGAATTTATTAATTATGGGGCCACCGGGGGCAGGTAAAGGTACACAGGCCGAAAGAATGGTAAAAGAAATGCAAATCACCCATATTTCCACCGGAGATATGTTTCGTGCCGCCATTGCTAACGGCACAGAAATGGGCATGAAGGCAAAGGAATATATGGACAAAGGCGCACTGGTACCCGATGAAGTGGTAATTGGTATGGTCAAAGACCGTCTACAAGAGGATGACTGTAAAGAAGGCTTTTTATTGGACGGATTTCCACGCACTGTAGAGCAAGCTGTGGCGCTGGATGAAACTTTAAAAGACTTGAATATTAATTTAGATGCAGTAATAAACATAGAAGTTCCGCTGGACAAGTTAATGGCCCGTCTCACCGGACGCCGTGTCTGTAAGAGCTGTGGAGCTTCTTACCATGTCATATTCAACCCTCCGGCAGAAGAAGGCAAGTGTAACAGCTGCGGAGGTGAACTGTATCAGCGTGATGATGACAATGAGCAATCAGTGGGCACCCGTCTAAATGCCTATATGGAAAAAACTCAACCCTTAATTGACTATTACAAAGAAAAAGGCATCTTAAAGCCCATTAACGGCGACCAAGAAATCGATAAGGTTCTGGAAGAAGTACTGGCAGCAGTAAAATAATGTGACAAAGCAAAACCGGGGTAACCCCCGGTTTTTTCTATTTAGCTAAGAAAAAAGGTTAGCTAAGGCAGGTGAACACTTGCTTGCAGGAACCCACTACAGTTAATTGTGCCCTAAATAAATTTTGGATAATTTTACTCCCCTTGAGACAATTTAATAGTATTACATATTAATGAGTTTTTTGGCATATTAAGGGCAGGTGAGGACAATTTTTCGATACTTCATGCGGGGAAAGAAAAGCTATCCCAGTGCTAACCAAGCTGCTG
This genomic interval from Desulfofalx alkaliphila DSM 12257 contains the following:
- a CDS encoding HD-GYP domain-containing protein, with the protein product MSYNQLSILINEIGIKKMSVNPWAPLSKRIYKSRLHEININELLFRAVQKTSVDHRLVELFPRPVLMLDNEGGIVKANDSALAWMGKEFPDVEGEFIGDLLFDRRRKIQKNQFLSPVIEAIVKNKECFLEKCYVSTAAITNPIPVELSTKVIRINGIPHTAVVIYAEFATSSFDQDIQRMFSEIFADSPEVLTNLSKYIIGPDSYTCGHCKQVAEYAALIGVEVGLSNQELEYLYYACMLHDIGKLAVAPEVLHKKTCELTPDELQAIQIHPDAGADILEEFSFFKDMAPYVRHHHERYDGTGYPAKLKGKEIPFLSRIMTIADAFDVMTSPHRKSYSLERAKEELVCNAGGQFDPYLVSIAVKLIDNGKLKPASYCETEN
- a CDS encoding Tex family protein, with product MDNHILIEQVASATHIPYKQVLRTVELLDEGNTVPFISRYRKEVTGELSEVQVRDIEDKLKYFRNLAQRKQEVLRLIDEQGKLTTELRKQIESATKIIQVEDLYRPYRQKRRTRASVAKEKGLEPLVNYLLNFPPEKDVISEASRYINKEKGVNSAEDALQGAQDIIAEMVSDDAEVRGWVRQLVSENGILLTAAKDNEVQSVYQMYYEFSQPVNKLPPHRILAINRGEREGFLKVKIEVDEKQIIQYINKKWLKTGSGPVRYVQEAVQDSLHRLILPAVEREVRNELTERAEEQAIKVFSKNLQHLLLQAPVRDKMVLGVDPAYRTGCKWAVVDDTGKLLEVGVVYPTPPQNKVEQARKVFTWLADKYNIEVIAIGNGTASRETEQFVADFIKNYTRRQLHYLIVSEAGASVYSASELAGKEFAHLDVAERSAVSIARRFQDPMAELVKIDPKSLGVGQYQHDVNAKKLEESLSRVVESAVNHVGVDLNTASPALLSYVAGVNSTVAKNLVNYRTEIGRYKNRSQLKKVPRLGPKTYQQCVGFLRVFNGDNPLDKTPIHPESYDLVKKLLKEINCGLEDVGSDELRAKLAQLDVEKIADKIKAGVPTLKDIIDALMRPGRDPREELPRPILRTDVLTLNDLKQGMELKGTVRNVVDFGAFVDIGVGVDGLVHISQLTDKYIKHPLEVVSLGDVVEVKVLEVDTARERVSLTMKV
- a CDS encoding adenylate kinase; translated protein: MNLLIMGPPGAGKGTQAERMVKEMQITHISTGDMFRAAIANGTEMGMKAKEYMDKGALVPDEVVIGMVKDRLQEDDCKEGFLLDGFPRTVEQAVALDETLKDLNINLDAVINIEVPLDKLMARLTGRRVCKSCGASYHVIFNPPAEEGKCNSCGGELYQRDDDNEQSVGTRLNAYMEKTQPLIDYYKEKGILKPINGDQEIDKVLEEVLAAVK